One region of Budorcas taxicolor isolate Tak-1 chromosome 3, Takin1.1, whole genome shotgun sequence genomic DNA includes:
- the LORICRIN gene encoding loricrin, which yields MSHQTKQPTPQPPVGCGKTSGGGGGGGGGGVFHSGGGGGSGSCGGSGGGGGGGCSGGSVKYSGGGGSSGCSGGHSGGGCGGGGGGSGGSIKYSGGGGSSGCGGYSSGGGSSGTVCYSSGGGGGSGGGCYSSGGGGGSSGQQVQCQSYGGVSSGGGSGCGGISSGGGSGCGGISSGGGSGCGGISSGGGSGYFSSSQTSQTPCLPQQSHGGGSSGAGCGGGSSGGGGCFSSGGGGSGSGCVGGSSGGGGGCFSSGGGGSGSGCGGGSSGGGSGGGKGVPVCHQTQQKQAPTWPGK from the coding sequence ATGTCTCACCAGACAAAGCAGCCCACCCCTCAGCCCCCAGTGGGCTGTGGGAAAACctctggcggcggcggcggcggcggcggcggcggcgtctTCCatagcggcggcggcggtggctcTGGTAGCTGCGGCGGCTCCgggggtggcggcggcggcggctgctccGGTGGAAGCGTCAAGTATTCTGGAGGCGGCGGCAGCTCCGGCTGCAGCGGCGGCCACTCTGGCGGCGGctgcgggggcggcggcggcggttcTGGTGGAAGTATCAAGTATTCCGGGGGCGGCGGCAGCTCGGGCTGCGGAGGCTACTCTTCCGGCGGCGGCTCCTCCGGTACCGTCTGCTACtccagcggcggcggcggcggctccgggGGCGGCTGCTACtccagcggcggcggcggcggctcctccGGCCAGCAGGTCCAGTGCCAGAGCTACGGAGGCGTCTCTAGTGGGGGCGGCTCCGGCTGCGGCGGCATCTCCTCCGGGGGCGGCTCCGGCTGCGGCGGCATCTCCTCCGGGGGCGGCTCCGGCTGCGGCGGCATCTCCTCCGGGGGCGGCTCCGGATACTTCTCGTCCTCCCAGACCTCCCAAACCCCGTGCTTGCCCCAGCAGAGCCACGGAGGGGGCTCATCCGGCGCCGGCTGCGGCGGGGGTTCCTCCGGGGGCGGCGGCTGCTTTTCCAGCGGTGGGGGCGGCAGTGGATCCGGCTGCGTGGGCGGCTCCTccggaggcggcggcggctgctTCTCTAGCGGTGGGGGCGGCAGCGGTTCCGGCTGCGGCGGCGGCTCCTCCGGGGGTGGTTCCGGGGGTGGCAAGGGCGTCCCAGTCTGCCATCAGACCCAGCAGAAGCAGGCGCCTACCTGGCCAGGCAAGTAA